The Roseimicrobium gellanilyticum sequence GCCGTGCATGATTTGCACGTGGTAGATGTCGAAGAGCAGTTTCATGTTGGGTGAGCCGACTTCGCGCACGATTTCCGCGCAATAGTCCACATCATCCCCCTGATAGCCGGGGTGGCCCTTCATTTCGGCGGAATCGCGCGTGTTCAGGTGCTCCAGCAGCAGGACTACGTTCTTCTTCTCCGCCTCGCCGATAATCTTCTTGTAGGCTTCGATGCAGTTCTTCTTCCCCTGCTCGCGGCTGATGACACTGCCACCTTCATTGGTGGTGTCCGCGAAGCCGGTGAAACTCAGCACGTTCGGATTGCCATATTCCGCACACTTGTCGATGCGTTCCTGGATGGCCTTGAAGTTCGCGTCCCAGAAAGCGGGATTGTTCATGCCTTTCACAAACCCGTGGGCACCGACATAGGCACACTTGAGGTCAGCAGCCTTCAGCTTGTCCCAGTCCGTGGGCCCCACACCCTCCACCGATACGCAGCCGAGTTCCTTCGCTGCCTTGATGGTGTCTTCAATTTTCCACTTGGCGCCCCGGGCGAAGCACCAGTGAACAATGCTTTGCTTGATTTTCCCATTCTTCACCATGGTCTCTGCCGGAGCGGACTTGGGGGTGGAGAGCGCGGCAAGACCGGAGCTTGCGGCGAACCAGCGGAGGGCGGTGCGGCGGGAGGGCATGGGAGGAGGCAGGGTGGAAGTAGTCCATAGTAGTCGGTGGATTTGCGACGAATCAATCACGGACTGCCATCATTCCGTGGAGAGACTTGTCACAGGCAGTCACGCTCTCTAAGGTTCTGACAAACAAGGAACCCCTCATGCCCTGGAACCGGTGGATCATTTATGCCCTCCCGCTGGCGCTCGTGCTGCTGACCGTATGGTCGGCGGTGCAGGCGAGGGCCTCCCGTGCCATCAAGGGCAAGGCGGAGATTGTCGTGGCCTCCAGCGATGCAGAGCAGCCTTCCTTGAATCCCTATCTTCCATCCGGTGAGGCGGGGCGTGAGATGCATGCGCTGCTGCATGAGCCGCTGCTCAAGATGGATGAACAGGGGCGTATCACGAGCGGACTGATCGAGAGCTGGTCGTGGTCCCAGACCGTGTCCTTCTGGTTCGCCCAGGAAAAGTTCGCGCAGCAGGCGGCGGAGGCATTGCGCAAGGCGGACGCTGCCCAGGGCTCCCGCCTGCGTCTGGGAGTAGTGGATGCCGTGGGCAATGAATTGCGCCTGATTTTCGCTGAGCCGGATCCACGTGCCGGTGCGCGCGTCATGGATGCGGTTGCGGGATTTGGCCCGCTGCCGGTGGAGACGGTGCGGGTGGAACTGCAGGAGCCTGCGGAGTCGCACCACAACTTTTTCATGCAGAGCGCGGTCGAGCGCGATCAAGTCAAGGACGTGTGGTTTGATGGAACCAACGCATATGAAGTGAAGGTCAGCGGTGAGGCGTTGCGGCTGTTTGAGGAAC is a genomic window containing:
- a CDS encoding TIM barrel protein; this translates as MPSRRTALRWFAASSGLAALSTPKSAPAETMVKNGKIKQSIVHWCFARGAKWKIEDTIKAAKELGCVSVEGVGPTDWDKLKAADLKCAYVGAHGFVKGMNNPAFWDANFKAIQERIDKCAEYGNPNVLSFTGFADTTNEGGSVISREQGKKNCIEAYKKIIGEAEKKNVVLLLEHLNTRDSAEMKGHPGYQGDDVDYCAEIVREVGSPNMKLLFDIYHVQIMHGDVTRRLEQCKDVIGHIHTAGNPGRCEIGKDQEINYPPLMKKILEIGYTGYVGHEFIPTIDPMVGLREAVGLCDVA